The Bos indicus x Bos taurus breed Angus x Brahman F1 hybrid chromosome 11, Bos_hybrid_MaternalHap_v2.0, whole genome shotgun sequence genome includes a region encoding these proteins:
- the MRPS5 gene encoding 28S ribosomal protein S5, mitochondrial isoform X1 has protein sequence MAAAVCAAGFLPALCGASAGRLWSRQLYLNTFPTASIWALKAVPSNGPSSSAGPRGRCRSTHLGPALQTQCCTPAPGNVTAQQYRSYSFFTKLTADELWKGALAETGAGARKGRGKRTKRKRRKDLNRGQIIGEGRRGFLWPGLNAPLMKSGAIQTITQRSKEEQEKVEADMVQQREEWDRKRKMKVKRERGWSGNSWGGISLGPPDPGPNGETYDDFDTRILEVRNVFNMTAKEGRKRSVRVLVAVGNGRGAAGFAIGKATERADAFRKAKNRAVHYLHYIERYEDHTIYHDISLTFKRTHIKMKKQPRGYGLRCHRAITTICRLIGIKDMYAKVSGSVNMLSLTRGLFQGLSRQETHQQLADKKSLHVVEFREECGPLPIVVASPQGALRKDPEPEDEVPDIKLDWDDVKAVQGMKRSVWSGLKRAAT, from the exons ATGGCGGCGGCGGTATGCGCTGCGGGCTTCCTCCCTGCTCTGTGTGGCGCTTCGGCGG gTCGTTTATGGTCCAGGCAGCTTTACCTAAACACCTTTCCAACAGCTTCCATTTGGGCGTTGAAAGCTGTTCCCAGCAATG GCCCTTCGTCATCTGCAGGACCCAGAGGCCGCTGCCGTTCTACCCACTTGGGCCCCGCGCTGCAGACACAGTGCTGCACTCCTGCTCCCGGGAACGTGACGGCCCAGCAGTACAGATCCTATAGTTTCTTCACTAAAC TGACAGCAGATGAGCTATGGAAAGGTGCTTTAGCAGAAACCGGAGCTGGAGCaagaaaaggaagaggcaaaagaaccaagagaaaaagaaggaaggatttGAACAGGGGTCAGATCATCGGCGAAG GGCGTCGTGGCTTCCTATGGCCTGGTCTGAATGCCCCACTTATGAAAAGTGGAGCTATACAGACCATCACTCAAAGAAGCAAGGAAGAGCAAGAAAAGGTGGAGGCCGATATGGTCCAACAGAGAGAAGAGTGGGACCGGAAGAGGAAGATGAAGGTTAAACGGGAGCGAGGATGGAGCGGAAACTCGTGGGGCGGCATCAGTCTTGGCCCCCCTGACCCCGGTCCCAATGGAG AAACGTATGATGATTTCGATACCAGGATACTTGAG GTGAGAAATGTTTTCAACATGACGGccaaagagggaaggaagagatcCGTCCGTGTCCTGGTCGCTGTGGGGAACGGCAGAGGAGCCGCAG gtttTGCCATTGGGAAAGCCACTGAACGGGCAGATGCTTTCAGAaaa gcAAAGAATAGAGCCGTTCACTATTTGCATTATATAGAACGATATGAAGACCATACCA TATACCACGATATTTCCTTAACATTTAAAAGGACACATATCAAGATGAAGAAACAACCCAGAG GCTATGGCCTCCGCTGCCACcgagccatcaccaccatctgccGGCTCATCGGCATCAAAGACATGTATGCCAAGGTCTCTGGCTCCGTCAACATGCTCAGCCTCACCCGGGGCCTCTTCCAGGGGCTCTCTCGCCAG GAAACCCACCAACAGCTGGCTGATAAGAAGAGTCTCCATGTTGTGGAATTCCGGGAGGAATGTGGCCCTCTGCCCATCGTGGTTGCCTCACCACAGGGGGCCTTGAGGAAGGATCCGGAGCCGGAAGATGAAGTTCCGGATATCAAATTGGACTGGGACGATGTCAAGGCTGTGCAGGGAATGAAGCGCTCTGTGTGGTCAGGTTTAAAGAGAGCTGCCACGTAG
- the MRPS5 gene encoding 28S ribosomal protein S5, mitochondrial isoform X2: MAWSECPTYEKWSYTDHHSKKQGRARKGGGRYGPTERRVGPEEEDEETYDDFDTRILEVRNVFNMTAKEGRKRSVRVLVAVGNGRGAAGFAIGKATERADAFRKAKNRAVHYLHYIERYEDHTIYHDISLTFKRTHIKMKKQPRGYGLRCHRAITTICRLIGIKDMYAKVSGSVNMLSLTRGLFQGLSRQETHQQLADKKSLHVVEFREECGPLPIVVASPQGALRKDPEPEDEVPDIKLDWDDVKAVQGMKRSVWSGLKRAAT; the protein is encoded by the exons ATGGCCTGGTCTGAATGCCCCACTTATGAAAAGTGGAGCTATACAGACCATCACTCAAAGAAGCAAGGAAGAGCAAGAAAAGGTGGAGGCCGATATGGTCCAACAGAGAGAAGAGTGGGACCGGAAGAGGAAGATGAAG AAACGTATGATGATTTCGATACCAGGATACTTGAG GTGAGAAATGTTTTCAACATGACGGccaaagagggaaggaagagatcCGTCCGTGTCCTGGTCGCTGTGGGGAACGGCAGAGGAGCCGCAG gtttTGCCATTGGGAAAGCCACTGAACGGGCAGATGCTTTCAGAaaa gcAAAGAATAGAGCCGTTCACTATTTGCATTATATAGAACGATATGAAGACCATACCA TATACCACGATATTTCCTTAACATTTAAAAGGACACATATCAAGATGAAGAAACAACCCAGAG GCTATGGCCTCCGCTGCCACcgagccatcaccaccatctgccGGCTCATCGGCATCAAAGACATGTATGCCAAGGTCTCTGGCTCCGTCAACATGCTCAGCCTCACCCGGGGCCTCTTCCAGGGGCTCTCTCGCCAG GAAACCCACCAACAGCTGGCTGATAAGAAGAGTCTCCATGTTGTGGAATTCCGGGAGGAATGTGGCCCTCTGCCCATCGTGGTTGCCTCACCACAGGGGGCCTTGAGGAAGGATCCGGAGCCGGAAGATGAAGTTCCGGATATCAAATTGGACTGGGACGATGTCAAGGCTGTGCAGGGAATGAAGCGCTCTGTGTGGTCAGGTTTAAAGAGAGCTGCCACGTAG